The following proteins come from a genomic window of Candidatus Eisenbacteria bacterium:
- a CDS encoding PEP/pyruvate-binding domain-containing protein → MNAPESGTAAPVAHPPAGTADQATRPLVQETRPKYVYSFGNGVAEGNARMRDLLGGKGAGLAEMTSAGVPVPPGYTITTAACRQFFEAGGTLLDSIVQEERKALQGLERFLGRRLGDPENPLLVSVRSGAPLSMPGMMDTVLNLGLNDQTVAGLERKSRNPRFAWDSYRRFVQMYADVVLGVPRSLLEAELKRMKKRVGVEQDVDLTDVHLRELTKRFQVLVRRETGRDFPQDARVQLAGARDAVFRSWYGERAVHYRRIHGIADDMGTAVNVQAMVFGNLGPTSATGVGFTRDPATGERRFYGEYLLNAQGEDVVAGIRTPRPIDEMERELPTAYAQLREITSRLEQHYRDVQDFEFTVEEGRLFMLQTRRGARTGIAALRIAVDMVDEGLISKEEALTAGRIPPDDLNQLLQPIFDPAAKRKAKVIAKGINAGPGAASGKIKFFADDAEAYVH, encoded by the coding sequence GTGAACGCTCCCGAGAGCGGAACCGCGGCTCCGGTCGCGCATCCCCCCGCCGGGACGGCCGACCAGGCGACCCGCCCCCTGGTCCAGGAGACCCGGCCCAAGTACGTCTACTCCTTCGGCAATGGCGTCGCTGAGGGAAACGCGCGCATGCGCGACCTGCTCGGTGGAAAGGGCGCGGGCCTCGCCGAGATGACGAGCGCCGGCGTCCCGGTGCCCCCCGGCTACACGATCACGACCGCGGCGTGCCGCCAGTTCTTCGAGGCGGGCGGCACCCTCCTCGACTCCATCGTCCAGGAGGAGCGCAAGGCGCTCCAGGGGCTGGAGCGATTCCTCGGACGCCGTCTCGGCGATCCCGAGAATCCGCTCCTCGTCTCGGTGCGATCGGGCGCGCCGCTCTCGATGCCGGGCATGATGGACACCGTGCTCAACCTCGGGCTCAACGACCAGACCGTCGCGGGGCTCGAGCGGAAGAGCCGAAACCCGAGATTCGCCTGGGACAGCTACCGGCGGTTCGTCCAGATGTACGCGGACGTGGTGCTGGGCGTGCCGCGCTCGCTCCTCGAGGCGGAGCTCAAGCGGATGAAGAAGCGCGTCGGCGTCGAGCAGGACGTGGACCTCACGGACGTCCATCTCCGCGAGCTGACGAAGCGGTTCCAGGTCCTGGTCCGGCGCGAGACGGGGAGGGATTTCCCCCAGGACGCGCGCGTGCAGCTCGCCGGCGCGCGCGACGCGGTCTTCCGCTCGTGGTACGGCGAGCGCGCGGTGCACTACCGCCGCATCCACGGGATCGCCGACGACATGGGCACCGCCGTCAACGTGCAGGCCATGGTGTTCGGCAATCTCGGCCCGACCTCCGCGACCGGCGTCGGATTCACGAGGGACCCGGCGACCGGCGAGCGGCGCTTCTACGGCGAGTACCTCCTGAACGCGCAGGGCGAGGACGTGGTGGCGGGAATCCGCACGCCGCGCCCGATCGACGAGATGGAGCGCGAGCTGCCGACCGCGTATGCGCAGCTCCGGGAGATCACGTCGCGGCTCGAGCAGCACTACCGGGACGTCCAGGACTTCGAGTTCACGGTCGAGGAGGGGCGCCTCTTCATGCTCCAGACCCGGCGCGGCGCGCGCACCGGTATCGCGGCGCTCCGGATCGCGGTGGACATGGTGGACGAGGGGCTCATCTCCAAGGAGGAGGCGCTCACCGCCGGCCGCATCCCGCCGGACGACCTCAACCAGCTGCTGCAGCCGATCTTCGACCCGGCCGCCAAGCGGAAGGCGAAGGTGATCGCGAAGGGGATCAACGCCGGCCCGGGCGCCGCGTCAGGCAAGATCAAGTTCTTCGCGGATGATGCCGAGGCGTACGTCCAC
- a CDS encoding asparaginase — protein sequence MSVTERQPAVDPAAVDVRSDPLVRVMRGGRVESVHRGHVAVVDSSGRLLAWAGEPRLLVFPRSAYKPFQAVPLVESGAWDRSGLGDDALALVAGSHSGTDRHAEVARSILLAAQADESALRCGSHPPYDDATAAALRARGEDPAPIRHNCSGKHAGMLLLARHLGAPLASYVDPGHPVQRRIFERFAEILGEPWVDPEPAIDGCSAPTPRMPLSTLAHAFSLLASGRDARGKEVPALARIRDAMRRHPDMVAGEGRLDTLLLRALPGAVAKAGAEGVHATGIPDRGIGIAVKIEDGTRRALGPAVTSTLTALGLIGARETATLAQHVGDRLRNFAGLEVGAVHGIVRLHTKEGS from the coding sequence GTGTCCGTGACCGAAAGGCAGCCGGCGGTCGACCCCGCCGCGGTGGACGTTCGTTCGGATCCTCTCGTGCGCGTCATGCGCGGAGGACGGGTCGAGAGCGTCCATCGGGGGCACGTCGCGGTGGTCGACTCCTCCGGCCGGCTCCTCGCCTGGGCGGGCGAGCCCCGCCTCCTCGTCTTCCCCCGGTCGGCGTACAAGCCCTTCCAGGCGGTCCCGCTGGTCGAGTCCGGCGCGTGGGACCGCTCCGGTCTCGGAGACGACGCGCTCGCGCTGGTGGCCGGATCGCACAGCGGGACCGACCGACACGCGGAAGTCGCGAGATCGATCCTGCTCGCGGCGCAGGCCGACGAGTCCGCGCTCCGTTGCGGATCCCATCCACCCTACGACGACGCGACCGCCGCGGCGCTCCGCGCGCGCGGCGAGGATCCCGCGCCCATCCGCCACAACTGCTCCGGAAAGCACGCCGGGATGCTCCTCCTGGCGCGCCACCTGGGAGCGCCGCTCGCGAGCTACGTCGATCCCGGGCACCCGGTGCAGCGTCGGATCTTCGAGCGCTTCGCCGAGATCCTGGGAGAGCCCTGGGTCGACCCCGAGCCGGCGATCGACGGCTGCAGCGCGCCGACGCCGCGCATGCCGCTCTCCACGCTCGCGCACGCGTTCTCGCTCCTCGCGTCGGGGCGCGATGCGAGGGGCAAGGAAGTGCCCGCGCTCGCCCGCATCCGGGATGCGATGCGGCGGCACCCCGACATGGTTGCCGGCGAGGGAAGGCTCGACACGCTGCTCCTGCGAGCCCTTCCGGGGGCCGTCGCCAAGGCGGGCGCCGAGGGGGTGCACGCCACCGGGATTCCGGATCGCGGGATCGGGATCGCCGTGAAGATCGAGGATGGCACGCGCCGCGCGCTCGGCCCCGCGGTCACCTCGACGCTCACCGCGCTCGGCCTGATCGGCGCGCGCGAAACGGCGACCCTGGCCCAGCACGTCGGGGACCGGCTCCGGAACTTCGCCGGGCTCGAGGTTGGCGCGGTGCACGGCATCGTTCGCCTCCACACGAAGGAGGGCTCGTGA
- a CDS encoding aldehyde dehydrogenase family protein — MNPQTVSAAAENAARVDAQDTKPRAYLNRIGGAWIPATSGRTFENRNPARSSDLVGTFPESGPEDVDAAVQAASRAFQSWRLTPAPRRAELIYRAAEILRDRKEALARAMTREMGKVLAETRGDVQEAIDMAYYIAAEGRRLFGVTAPSELPNKFAMSIRQPLGVCGLITPWNFPMAIPSWKIFPALVSGNTVVIKPATDTPASAHHLVEILIEAGAPDGVVNIVHGGGSAVGVPLTEHRGVSMVSFTGSSEVGKGIAERTAASLKRLSLELGGKNAQIVMEDADLDLAVEGALWGAFGTTGQRCTATSRLIVMRQVHDEMVERLAARAANLRLGDGLDPATEVGPVVNRGQRDKVHSYVEIGKKEGAKLVAGGSPAEDGPLRDGHFYRPTIFDGVTPSMRIAVEEIFGPVLSVLTVSSFEEAIQVLNGTPYGLSSSIYTRDVNRAMRAVRDIEAGITYINGPTIGAEVQLPFGGVKETGNGHREGGPTVIDAFTEWKSVYIDYSGKLQKAQIDR, encoded by the coding sequence ATGAACCCCCAGACCGTCTCCGCAGCCGCCGAGAACGCGGCGCGCGTGGATGCCCAGGACACGAAGCCCCGGGCGTACCTGAACCGGATCGGCGGAGCGTGGATCCCGGCCACGTCCGGGCGCACGTTCGAGAACCGGAATCCCGCCAGGTCCTCGGACCTGGTCGGCACCTTCCCCGAGTCCGGGCCCGAGGACGTCGACGCCGCCGTCCAGGCAGCGTCGCGCGCCTTCCAGTCCTGGCGCCTGACGCCAGCTCCACGACGCGCCGAGCTCATCTACCGCGCCGCCGAGATCCTCCGCGACCGGAAGGAAGCGCTCGCGCGCGCCATGACCCGCGAGATGGGCAAGGTCCTGGCCGAGACGCGCGGCGACGTGCAGGAGGCCATCGACATGGCCTACTACATCGCGGCCGAGGGGCGCCGCCTCTTCGGCGTCACCGCCCCGTCGGAGCTTCCCAACAAGTTCGCCATGTCGATCCGCCAGCCGCTCGGGGTCTGCGGGCTCATCACCCCGTGGAACTTCCCGATGGCGATCCCGTCCTGGAAGATCTTCCCGGCGCTCGTGTCGGGGAACACGGTCGTGATCAAGCCGGCGACCGACACGCCCGCCTCCGCGCACCACCTGGTCGAGATCCTGATCGAAGCGGGGGCGCCGGACGGCGTGGTCAACATCGTCCACGGCGGCGGGAGCGCGGTCGGCGTGCCGCTCACCGAGCATCGCGGCGTCTCGATGGTCTCGTTCACCGGATCCTCCGAGGTCGGGAAGGGGATCGCCGAGCGGACCGCCGCCTCGCTCAAGCGGCTCTCTCTCGAGCTGGGGGGGAAGAACGCCCAGATCGTGATGGAGGACGCGGATCTCGACCTCGCGGTCGAGGGAGCGCTCTGGGGCGCGTTCGGAACGACGGGGCAGCGCTGCACCGCGACGAGCCGGCTCATCGTGATGCGGCAGGTGCACGACGAGATGGTCGAGCGCCTCGCCGCGCGCGCGGCGAACCTCCGGCTGGGCGACGGGCTCGACCCCGCGACCGAGGTCGGCCCGGTCGTGAACCGCGGCCAGCGCGACAAGGTCCACTCCTACGTCGAGATCGGGAAGAAGGAAGGCGCGAAGCTCGTCGCGGGCGGGTCGCCCGCCGAGGACGGGCCCCTCCGGGACGGGCACTTCTACCGTCCGACGATCTTCGACGGCGTGACGCCGAGCATGCGGATCGCGGTCGAGGAGATCTTCGGGCCGGTGCTCTCCGTGCTGACCGTCTCCTCGTTCGAGGAGGCGATCCAGGTGCTGAACGGGACGCCGTACGGACTCAGCTCGTCGATCTACACGCGCGACGTGAACCGGGCCATGCGCGCCGTGCGCGACATCGAGGCCGGGATCACCTACATCAACGGACCCACCATCGGCGCCGAGGTTCAGCTACCCTTCGGAGGCGTGAAGGAGACCGGGAACGGCCACCGGGAGGGCGGTCCGACCGTGATCGACGCCTTCACCGAGTGGAAGTCGGTCTACATCGACTACAGCGGCAAGCTCCAGAAGGCCCAGATCGACCGTTAG